The DNA region CGATCAATACAGGCTTCATGCGATGGCGGCGCTCGCCGTAGATCAGCGGCGGCAGCATGGCGGCGAAAGACACCAGCAACACGACCAGATAGAGCAGCCAGTGCCACTGTGCGGAGAGTCCTGCCGTGTCCCGCAACTGGCTGGGGATAACCGTAAAATTGGAGGTCATCACCATGTGCAATACAAAGATGCTCAAGTCCAGGCGCAACAGGTGGGGGTCCTTGATGACCCTGCCCAGCGCGGACGTCACTACCCCCCTGTCGCCCTTTGCGCGCAAGGAAGGCGGGGTCGGTACCGCGCTCAAGACCAACAGAATCGCAAGTCCGGCCAGCACCGCAGTCGCCCAGAATATCCCGGGCACGCCTATCCATTGTTGCAGCAACGGCCCGACGACCAGCGCGAGCGCGAACGACAGGCCGATGCAGAAGCCCAAGGTTGCCATAATCTTGGTGCGCTGCTCGTCGCGGGAAAGATCCGCCGCCAGCGCCAGCACCGTCGCGGCGATCGCGCCGGAGCCTTGCATCGCGCGCCCGGCGATTACCCAGTAAATCGATTCCGACATCGCCGCGAGCACGCTGCCGGCCGCGAAAATAAGCAAACCACCGACGATCACCGGCTTGCGGCCTATCCTGTCCGACAGCATCCCCAGCGGAATCTGCAACAGCGCCTGCGTCAGGCCATACGCGCCGATGGCGAGGCCCATGAGTACCGGCGTTCCTCCGTCGAGCTTGCCGGCATACAGCGCGAACACGGGCAGCACCATAAAAAGACCCATCATGCGCACGCCGTAAATCAGGCCCAGCGATACGGTGGCGCGGCGCTCGACGGGTGTCATGCGGTTATTGTCTGAATTCATCACGATAGGCGGCGAAATTGCGAATCGGCGTCGACACTTCATGACCGAATGTCTGTTTTGCCTGTCAAAACGGAAGCAAGTATATTGATTAATTAACCTGTTTGATATGACATCCATGCAAGCCATCCGCATCCGCGGCGCGCGCACCCATAATTTGCGCGATGTCGACCTCGACCTGCCGCGCGACAAGCTCATCGTCATCACCGGTCTGTCCGGCTCCGGCAAGTCGTCGCTCGCGTTCGACACCATATTCGCCGAGGGCCAGCGGCGCTACGTGGAGTCGCTGTCGGCTTACGCGCGCCAGTTCTTGTCGATGATGGAAAAGCCCGACGTGGATCACGTCGAAGGTCTTTCGCCGGCGATCTCTATCGAGCAGCGAACAACCTCGCACAATCCGCGTTCCACGGTTGGTACCATCACCGAAATCTACGACTATCTGCGGCTGCTGTACGCGCGCGCGGGCCAGCCACGGTGCCCCGAACACAACCTGCAACTGGATGCCCAAACCGTCAGTCAGATGGTCGATCAGGTGCTGGCGCTGCCCGCGGGCACGCGCCTGCTGCTGCTCGCGCCCGTGGTCCAGAACCGCAAGGGCGAGCACCTGGGCGTGCTACAGGAACTGCGTGCGCAAGGGTTTCTGCGCGCGCGTATCGACGGAAAGGTCGTTGAACTGGAACAGGCACCGAAGCTCGATCTGCGCCGCAAGCACAGCATTGAGGTCGTCGTCGATCGCCTGAAAGTGCGCGACGAGTTGCAGTTGCGGCTGGCGGAATCTTTTGAAACCGCGCTGAAACTTGCCGACGGCATCGCCGTGGTCGCATACATGGACGCACCGGAACAAACGGAGCTTGTGTTTTCGTCGAAGTTCGCCTGCCCGATCTGCGGTTATTCGTTGAGCGAGCTGGAGCCGCGGCTGTTCTCGTTCAACAATCCTATCGGCGCCTGCCCCGCATGCGATGGCTTAGGCGTGCGTCAATTCTTCGATCCCGCGCGCATCGTGGCACATCCGCAACTGAGTCTTGCGGGCGGCGCGGTGCGTGGCTGGGACAGGCGCAACGCTTACTTTTTTCAGCTGATCCGCTCGCTGGCCGCGCATTACGACTTCGACATCGAGGCGCCATTCGCATCGCTGAACGACAAAACGAAACACGCCATCCTGTACGGCAGCGGCAAGCAGCGGATTGAATTCAATTACACAGACGAACGCGGGCGCACCAACACCCGCCGTCATGCGTTCGAGGGCATCATCCCCAACATGCAGCGGCGCTACCGCGAGACGGACTCCGAGGCGGTGCGCGAAGAGCTGGCGAAATACCTGGCGAATCAGCCTTGCCCGGAATGCGGTGGCACACGCCTGAACGTAGCCGCCCGCAATGTGTTCATCGAGGACCGCAGTCTGCCGGAGATCGCGCGCCTTCCGATCGGCGAGGCCGGCGAGTTTTTCAACGCGCTGGCGCTGAGGGGGCGTCGCGGAGAGATCGCCAGAAAGATCGTCAAGGAGATCCAGCAGCGGCTCACCTTTCTGATCAACGTCGGACTCGATTACCTGACTCTGGAACGCAGCGCCGAGACGTTGTCTGGCGGCGAGGCGCAGCGCATTCGCCTCGCGAGCCAAATCGGCGCCGGTCTGGTGGGCGTGATGTACATCCTGGACGAGCCCTCGATCGGGCTGCACCAGCGCGACAATCAGCGGTTGCTGGATACGCTTTACTTTCTGCGCGATCTAGGCAACACCGTGATCGTGGTCGAGCACGACGAGGACGCGATACGCGCCGCCGATCACGTGGTGGATATGGGGCCCGGCGCCGGCCGGCACGGTGGACGCGTGGTCGCCGAGGGGCGGCCGGCCGAAATCGCCGCCAACCCGGCGTCGCTGACCGGCCAGTACCTGTCGGGCAAGCGATGTATCGACATCCCGAACCAGCGCGTTGCGTTCAACGATGAGAGAACGCTGAATTTGCGCGGCGCCCGTGGCAATAACCTGCGCGACGTGGACGTGGAAATTCCTCTGGGCCTGTTCACCTGCGTTACGGGCGTCTCCGGCTCGGGCAAATCGACCCTAGTCAACGACACCCTGTTCCGCTATCTGGCGCGCGAACTGAACGGCGCCGCGGTCGACCCCGCACCCTGCGAGGCGATCAGCGGGCTCGAACGCATCGACAAGGTGGTCGACATCGATCAGAGCGCCATTGGCCGAACACCGCGCTCCAACCCGGCCACGTATACCGGCCTGTTCACGCCCATTCGCGAGTTGTTCGCGGGCACCGCCGAGGCGCGCTCGCGTGGCTACACACCGGGCCGCTTCAGCTTCAATATCAAGGGCGGGCGCTGCGAGGCCTGTCAGGGCGGCGGCGTCATCAAGGTCGAAATGCACTTTCTGCCGGACATCTACGTGCCCTGCGACGTGTGCAAGGGCAAGCGTTACAACCGGGAAACCCTGGACGTTCACTACAAGGGCAAGAACATCTTCGAGGTGCTGCAGATGCCGGTGGACGAAGCGGCGGAGTTCTTTCGTCCGGTGCCTGCGATCCGTCGCAAACTGGAAACGCTGGCCGAGGTCGGACTGACCTATATCACGCTCGGCCAGAACGCGACCACCTTGTCGGGCGGAGAGGCGCAGCGGGTCAAACTTTCGCGCGAACTATCCAAACGCGACACGGGCAACACGCTTTACATTCTGGATGAACCGACTACCGGGCTGCATTTCCACGATGTGGAGCAACTGCTGAGAGTACTTCACCGGCTGCGCGATCACGGTAACACCATCGTGGTGATCGAGCACAATCTGGATGTCATCAAGACCGCGGACTGGGTCATCGACATGGGGCCGGAAGGCGGTCACCGCGGCGGCGAAGTGGTGGCGGCAGGTACGCCTGAAGCAGTCGCCGCCGTCGATGCCTCGCATACCGGCCAATATCTGCGGCGCATATTGAAACCAATGCCTAAGGAGACGCGCCGCAAGGCGTGAACGGATCTGTACGAGTCGTTCGCTTTGCGCTAATCGCCCTGCGCGAGCGTGACCGTCGCGCCGATTTTCAGATCCATTGCGTGCGTGCCACTCGCTTCTTTAAGCGCGATCTCGACCAGACCGTTAGCGTTGTCGTACCAGAACGGCTCACCTGCGCGCGCCACGCTGAAGGTGCGGGCGTAAGCCAGTTCTTGCCCTTTCACCGAAAGCCGCGCGCTTTTGTCCAGCACACAGGCGCGTATCCCGGTCATCGCATTCCCGAAATGATCGATGTAGACGATCTCGTACAGATCGTCGGGCCATTCGCCAGGCGCGGCTTTGTCCGTTAGCAGCTCGCCAGGCACGGGCAGCCCCATGGCGAGCCTCGCAGCCACCGGCGCGAACAGATCGCGACCGTGGAAGCTTGCGGACATACGTTCCGGCGCGTAGGTGATCTCCCATTGCCGCACCTGCCTGGCCCGGCTTCCGATGACCTCGAGTAATCCATTATCCGGCCCCACGAACCAGCGGCCATCGGCCTGTACGACCAGCGGGCGCCGCGCCGAACCCACGCCCGGATCGACGACGCACAGAAAAACGGTGCCAGTGGTAAATTCATCGGTGTAAGCCGCCAGCAGATACGCCGACGCACGCGCGTTGAACGACGGAAGGTCGGAAAACAGGTTGATCACCGGCACGCCGGGCGCGTCCCGCAACAACCTGGCCCGCACCTGCCCGACATAGGGGCCGTGCAGGCCGAAGTCAGTGCACAGAACGATCATTGATTATCCGCATCAATAATTCGCACAAACAAAAAGCCGGCTTGCGGCCGGCTTATAAACGATACGTTTCAAGTCTTACTCGGGCCTGTCTACCAGCTCCACAAACGCCATGGCGGCGTTGTCGCCGCGGCGAAAACCGTATTTTAGAACCCGCATGTAGCCGCCCGGCCGGGCGCGATAGCGAGGGCCCAACTCGCTGAACAACTTGCCGACAACTTCTTTGTCGCGCAGTCTCGCGAATGCCCGTCGACGCCGCGCCACATCATCCTGTTTGGCCAGGGTGATGAGCGGCTCCGCGACCCGCCGCAGTTCCTTGGCCTTGGCCAGAGTGGTGATTATCGTCTCGTGCCGGAACAGCGATGACGCCATGTTCGAGGTCATCGCCTTGCGATGGCTGCTGTTGCGGCTCAGTTGCCGGCCGGAGTTGCGATGGCGCATATCAGCATTCCTTGGGTAGCGGCCTTAAGCCGCGGT from Gammaproteobacteria bacterium includes:
- a CDS encoding MFS transporter; protein product: MTPVERRATVSLGLIYGVRMMGLFMVLPVFALYAGKLDGGTPVLMGLAIGAYGLTQALLQIPLGMLSDRIGRKPVIVGGLLIFAAGSVLAAMSESIYWVIAGRAMQGSGAIAATVLALAADLSRDEQRTKIMATLGFCIGLSFALALVVGPLLQQWIGVPGIFWATAVLAGLAILLVLSAVPTPPSLRAKGDRGVVTSALGRVIKDPHLLRLDLSIFVLHMVMTSNFTVIPSQLRDTAGLSAQWHWLLYLVVLLVSFAAMLPPLIYGERRHRMKPVLIGSILLLAAAEFCLAVTGSLLIVMGVSMLLLFTAFNLAESALPSLASRASPAGLRGTAMGVYSSSQFLGVFTGGALGGALLHVAGPQAVFVGGGVASLLCALVMLGMQNPSGLSRYLLNVGPLTAEHARAMTNRLTSVKGVKEAVILPEDGTAYLKVDRNLLDEKTLREFSISAA
- the uvrA gene encoding excinuclease ABC subunit UvrA — translated: MQAIRIRGARTHNLRDVDLDLPRDKLIVITGLSGSGKSSLAFDTIFAEGQRRYVESLSAYARQFLSMMEKPDVDHVEGLSPAISIEQRTTSHNPRSTVGTITEIYDYLRLLYARAGQPRCPEHNLQLDAQTVSQMVDQVLALPAGTRLLLLAPVVQNRKGEHLGVLQELRAQGFLRARIDGKVVELEQAPKLDLRRKHSIEVVVDRLKVRDELQLRLAESFETALKLADGIAVVAYMDAPEQTELVFSSKFACPICGYSLSELEPRLFSFNNPIGACPACDGLGVRQFFDPARIVAHPQLSLAGGAVRGWDRRNAYFFQLIRSLAAHYDFDIEAPFASLNDKTKHAILYGSGKQRIEFNYTDERGRTNTRRHAFEGIIPNMQRRYRETDSEAVREELAKYLANQPCPECGGTRLNVAARNVFIEDRSLPEIARLPIGEAGEFFNALALRGRRGEIARKIVKEIQQRLTFLINVGLDYLTLERSAETLSGGEAQRIRLASQIGAGLVGVMYILDEPSIGLHQRDNQRLLDTLYFLRDLGNTVIVVEHDEDAIRAADHVVDMGPGAGRHGGRVVAEGRPAEIAANPASLTGQYLSGKRCIDIPNQRVAFNDERTLNLRGARGNNLRDVDVEIPLGLFTCVTGVSGSGKSTLVNDTLFRYLARELNGAAVDPAPCEAISGLERIDKVVDIDQSAIGRTPRSNPATYTGLFTPIRELFAGTAEARSRGYTPGRFSFNIKGGRCEACQGGGVIKVEMHFLPDIYVPCDVCKGKRYNRETLDVHYKGKNIFEVLQMPVDEAAEFFRPVPAIRRKLETLAEVGLTYITLGQNATTLSGGEAQRVKLSRELSKRDTGNTLYILDEPTTGLHFHDVEQLLRVLHRLRDHGNTIVVIEHNLDVIKTADWVIDMGPEGGHRGGEVVAAGTPEAVAAVDASHTGQYLRRILKPMPKETRRKA
- a CDS encoding SAM-dependent chlorinase/fluorinase, with amino-acid sequence MIVLCTDFGLHGPYVGQVRARLLRDAPGVPVINLFSDLPSFNARASAYLLAAYTDEFTTGTVFLCVVDPGVGSARRPLVVQADGRWFVGPDNGLLEVIGSRARQVRQWEITYAPERMSASFHGRDLFAPVAARLAMGLPVPGELLTDKAAPGEWPDDLYEIVYIDHFGNAMTGIRACVLDKSARLSVKGQELAYARTFSVARAGEPFWYDNANGLVEIALKEASGTHAMDLKIGATVTLAQGD
- the rplQ gene encoding 50S ribosomal protein L17 produces the protein MRHRNSGRQLSRNSSHRKAMTSNMASSLFRHETIITTLAKAKELRRVAEPLITLAKQDDVARRRRAFARLRDKEVVGKLFSELGPRYRARPGGYMRVLKYGFRRGDNAAMAFVELVDRPE